The window GGACAGGACAACCAGTGTCAGATCTAACCCAGAGACTACAAATGCCATCACCAAGCCATACGTCCTGTTGACAGTGGCGTCCACACATGCCATCTTCACCACAGTTATATGCTCACAGTATGTGTGGGGGATAATGTggttggcacagaatggctgcctGCTCAGGAGCAGGGGCATGGGCAGTACGATGAGAACAGCTCTTATCAAACCCACAAGCCCCAGCTTTGCTATTCGTGCTTTGGTGAGGACGGTGGCGTATCTCAGAGGGTTACATATGGCAACATAGCGATCAAAGGCCATTGCCACGAAGATGGCTGACTGCATAACAGGAAACATGTgaatgaagaacatctgggtgaAGCAGCCACCCATAGTAATGCCtttcaaattgaaccaaaatatacaTAGTGCCATCAGCATGACGGAGGTAGACGAGCCAATGTCTGTAAGCGCCAGCATGCAGAGTAGCAGGTACATCGGCTTGTGCAAGGTCTGCTCTTTCCCTACAACAAACAGAACCATGAAATTTCCCAACAGGCCGATTATGTACAGCataga of the Gopherus flavomarginatus isolate rGopFla2 chromosome 1, rGopFla2.mat.asm, whole genome shotgun sequence genome contains:
- the LOC127044168 gene encoding olfactory receptor 52P1-like, which encodes MADFNLTHSDPSTFILMGIPGLEVAHIWISIPFSMLYIIGLLGNFMVLFVVGKEQTLHKPMYLLLCMLALTDIGSSTSVMLMALCIFWFNLKGITMGGCFTQMFFIHMFPVMQSAIFVAMAFDRYVAICNPLRYATVLTKARIAKLGLVGLIRAVLIVLPMPLLLSRQPFCANHIIPHTYCEHITVVKMACVDATVNRTYGLVMAFVVSGLDLTLVVLSYSLIIRAILRISSRKAYEKALNTCTAHLCVMLTSFTLFFFSALTHRFGQHISLHVRVILANLFFLLPPILNSFIYGVKIQELRDKVVKYTCRRGLRL